The Oryza sativa Japonica Group chromosome 11, ASM3414082v1 DNA window TTAATGTAATACGACAATACCATATATCTAATAGTATACGAGAAGGTATCCTATAATTAAAGGAAATAAGGCAAATAAAGATAGAAATTATCTTCCCGGACTGGAATGTGTAAGAGTCTAGTCGGGGGAGATAAGGTTTGTCTCTCCAAGTTCTACTTGGATAAGAAGATGACCAACGTATTAAATAGAAGCCCCCCTCTCATCCAGCAAGAAGCATCGAATTATAAGCCATAGCCAAAGCCACATCCAGAAGTAATCCGGAGGAAGCCAGCGCCTTATTCGCCGAATAGATCTTGTTAGGTCGTTCTCGTCAGCTTCTAGTCGACGGATTCATCAAGTCGTCCTGTTCCCCATTATACTTTGTGTGGTATTCCCATCCATAATACATATAAACTGAAGTATGGTTATTACTCATCTTGAGGACATGAACCAATATAAATCATTATCCTTTGTCTGTTTGATCTGATCTTGAGTATACCTTGGTTCAAACGATCCCCATACCCTGCAAATATTGTCTTTGGGTATAGTTCGTCGACAATATGTTAAACACATTTTTCTCACACCTCTAAATAAACGACCATTTCTATGGTACTTTCACActataagcatatatataggTCTTGTTTGGCATAGTCCAAATATTACATCCATGTTGGATTTGAAATTTGTTTGTTAAATTATagtaatttaaattttatatttcactTAAAATAGGAGAAAAAATGATTCATCGAAATGCTTTCAATGTAATCGCGGATCCAGATTTATAAATATGTGCAGTTAGAAATACCTAGCTCTAAAAAATCTTGGATAGAGATGTGCCAAACAAGACCATATGCAACAAGCATCTCCTAGAACATATGGTCTTGTTGCATATGGTCTTGTTTGAATATTGCAACTAGAGATCACAAAAATTCTCAACACTATATACTTCTAACTTGTAAGTCCAATGAGCATCTAAACTCATCCCATCACTATTTGCATGTCAGGCTGGCTACATAGAAGGGTGGCAGAATCTCCATAGGGGCCACGGACCTCCCGAATACCCACCCTATGGGCCCATGGGCAAGTGCAATTTCCAACTTGCTAGTCCATTGAGGTGGGGCCCAATCAAATGCGTAACAGTTTTCACCCATAGGTTAACTACAGTCCCTAGGATATAAGGCCCATCAACAATTGCTTATGAAAGCCCATTTCTACAGGCCAAACCCTAGGTGTTCTAGTTATAAATAGAAGGGTGTGAACCCTAGATCAAATCCTTCCCAACCTCCTAGCCGCCAGCGCCGTCAGGCCATTAGCACTTGCGCAACCCACTGGCCTCGCAGTCACCCCCTCTCTGaccggccgccaccgcccctcTCCATCTTCCTTTCTCATCGACGCTCCAAGTCCCTCTCCTCTACTGCTACCATGCCGGCGCCCCAATCTTGTCCAACTTGGATCCGACCCGCCCCGTTGTCAACCCAAGATATATACTGTCCTAagagcaaaaaagaaaaggggtagCTCGAAGTTGCGGCGGCTGCAAAAGAAAAGGATGAAGACTTTTTTACCTCTAGGGTTTTGTTCCCCTTTATCTCCTTGCATGTTTGGAGCAGATGCTGGAGTGAGCTCGGCCATGGCGACATCAATAAGTAATACTTGTTCATCTCTAAATCTTGTTGCCCCCGTTTTTCGCTTATGGAATTTGTTGAGTTCATTTGGATCTGATGCTTTTCTTTTCAATCCAGTCTTGTTTGATATGATTATTGGTACGGCTAGGGGTTTCACATTAGGAATCAACTTGGTCTAAAGATCATCCACTGGagaagttatgaaaaaaaaaggtgagtaCTTCGGATCCTTTTGTTTATCTTCTTCTTCCACTACTTTTTTTATGTGCCTTTTCAAGTTTCTTCGTGTTATCTAGATTAGTGGGTGGTACATAAAGGTCTAATCTTTTTAGATCTACTCTTATTTATACTGATCAGGAGGtcatttttttgttaaaaacaaCAGATCTAGCCATATGTGTTTGCTACATATGGTTAGTGAGGAAAATAATTCAGAACTTTGTGTTTACCTTCCTTGTGTGTTTTATACATTTTATTATATGTTGAAATTGATAGTTATAGAGATTACTATTTATGTACCTTACCTTTTCTAGGATTAATCTACTAGTGTTGCATGGGCTATTGTTTAGATTACaaacatttaaaatttaataatataCTGAATAGATTGgttattttataaattatagTTGCTTAGATTTAAAAATGTCTATATAAATTACAACTTACtaataatttcaaaatcaaaatgatacaatatatttatctaatgcccaaattttggaattattttttttcagaaagatATCCATATTTGTTTTATTGGTGTTATTTTAGCTAATTCTGGTCAACGCctctaaaaatatgttttctcaaaaaaCATTATTCCACTACATTGCTTGACCATTTTTATAAGATATTTCTAAAGTTCCTTTctcaaatatttaatttatccctaTAATAAAATAGATAATTCGTAACAATAATCTGGACAATAGTCTATGTCAAATGcaaaaattaatataataaactgAAGAGCCCATAGAATTTACAACAATATGTTTTATTCAAGATGATTTCTCAATATgatataaaattttgataataccaTCACAATCACCTAATCAAGAAATAGTTTGTTTTCTAGATAAAGGTTAAGGATTTACCTCAAATAAATGATCTATGACTATGGATATAATCTACCAGCTCGCACATCAATCAGGTTGTACATCTATTCTGTTAGGGCATGTACTTTAATAATAAACTCACTGTGTTATCATACAAATAAATTTGGTAACATAGAATAGAAGAGAGAAATGAGAGGAAAGAGAAACATTATTACTACACTTGACAACAAAGTGACTCTTAGCATTTTTTAACGAAAATTTGTTGCATGTGGGTGGAGAAGATAAAAAatggtaaataaaaaaaatgttttggtgcattAATGATGAGACCTCTTATTATCTCAACTATTATAAGATGGTAGTCTCTACCTCTACCTTTGTATGTTTCCAATTTCAGTATACCGTATAGGATTCTACTACCGATTAGCGATTAATATACGTGACTGGATAAGAAAAACAAGCACAGTTAGAGAAAATTTCCAGTCCGGTCAGTAAACCGTATAAGATTCTATTGATTGCTTAAACCGTACATCTATTCAACAGAGATAATTTCCCATTCACTAAAACCGTACCAGATTTAACCATTTCTTCATGTACGTAACTGGATAGGAAAAATAGAAACTAAATAATTTTGAATGCATCGATACAATCTACGGTTGTGATATTACGATCATTCTAATCAACTGCTAGATTTTTCTAGTTGATATATGAGCTCCTAAAAAATATCTAATTAGTATAATtagtatagatagatagatagatagatagatagatagatagatagatagatagatagatagatatttgCTTAACCTTTGTCCATCAGTGAAGAGGAAACGGCCATATATGACCATATGGAGTACTATACATTAATTAGTGCCCATTAGGCATTCTCGCGAAAATTGCACTCACGGCTTGGCCTAGCTGGTACTACATGAATTTTACTTTTCACGAATATATGGGTATATCCGGCCAGAGAGGCATATGGTTGGCCCAGCTTAATTAAAATGATTCCCCGCGCCTTACTACAGAAATTACTAAgtaacttttaatattttttaataatcgagctaaaaaaattaaattagttattaacaacaaataaaactagtttgtcaaactatgttcaaagagaaataaatttagtaGACATACTCTATATGagattgtagatgaaatatgatatcccacactttgattatatggatgaatatatgttgaatattataaaaatgatggatatatatatatatatgtttaaaataTTATGAAGAATAATGTGAAGAAAGATGATTGggtgttgatttgtagaattcaatgaattatagataatgttgcatgcatgcataagttttttatatagttattgctagtggatgatgatgtgacatgttTGTATGTTGAGTTTTAAAATtcgtgggttataactttacagtaagataggattagcatggtttcttgtttttttttaaaaaaaaacccaattagGGAACTCATGAAATTTAGAACTAATTAGTAACTGAAAATAATCTTTTCCGAAATTAAAACAACAACAATTTTATTTCGAACATGGTAAAATAAACAAATGTCAGCCGAGTTTAGgcctaactaattaattaagctaggtTGGTCAAATAAATTTGGCTCAGCATTGAACGGTCTAACTTTTTCTAGACGATCAAAGCTCAGAAAGGCAGAAACATGTATAAATCTTGTATTTCATAATGTGTTAATCTCGGAACCTAATGTTGGCCCAATTACTTTGTGGTTAAACAGATGAGGCAGTACTGCATGCACTTAGTTCCTGATGCAGTAAAGACATTAACTAATGGTTCAATTGTTGGCGCCACACTAATTCGATGGATTAATTGTTTATGGTTACATGGCCTCTGCTGGTAAATTGGAATATGATCTCACGTTGCCTGCATGACTGCATATCAGGTAGGTGCTTCTAACTAGTTGATTTTCCTCTTGGGCAAACCCCAGCTAGACTTCCGCATGTATGTGTTCCATTTAATGTTTCGATTATCATGTTAAAAAGTAAACCAAATATGTGATGTGGCTGTGCACTGAGATGAAGACGCTGGGTGAGTGTGCTAGGGGTGGCAAAATCTCTATCCAGGAACCCGCCCTTACAGATTAATTAAGAATAGATCCAATTTTTGACCCGCGGAACCTTTGAGAAAATGTGAGGGTAACAGTGGGGAAGTGGGGCGGGACCCTGTACAGGAATAAGGCCCATCAAGAGTAGCTTTCCAATTATCAGAAGTTGATTACTACTCGACCGACCCAACTATTGGATTAGATATAGCTGAAAATAAAAGGATGTAGCTATAAAAACGAGAAAACTCAAATCATCCTTAAGAGGATATCCTCTCATTTTTACATATCACttaaaaagtcataaaaaaattgaaaaaacttaacaggatagatcaatatgtgatatgtcacttcacaaatatgcaaattcaaattcagcttatacaagtagaaacaaaaataataaatttgactatgaaGTGAATGTGTAATTCacggtcaaatttgttattttttgtttcgaattgTATATGTCAAATTTTAACTCACATGTTTGTGAAAAGATATATCATAGATTGATCTATCTtgacaattttttaaaaaaattttgataactttttgaaCGACATGTATAAAACGAGAGTATGTCCCCTTGATAGACAAAAATCCACTTTCATAAAAACGCTACATCAGGTTTTCCCGACCTAGGCCATGGATGGTTAACTTggtttcccctttttttttttgggacagctCACCAAGATAGATACAAATATGATTTCAGTAATTTATTTCAATagtatattaaaaaattacGTTACTATTTTCCCACTACTTAAATGATGAGTTGTTTACATATTGAGTGTGTCAGTACTGACTTTAtgcatttttgttttttgttgagAATTGGACAAAAGTGTATTGAATCACTTAATTAAACAGTAAgcatataaaataaatacagCTAATATGATGTCTATATGCACCTTCTTATAATTTTGCATGCAAAATTGAATCAAATTATAGGGAGTATGGGTCCATTTGTCAATCCTTACCATTGTTCTCATGCATTACGCCTGATAAGTATATATACcgattgaaaaaatatatattaaaacaaTTATCTTGAGAATATAAAACTAAAATAGAAAGCATATCAAACTAACTATATCATCCATGGATGTATATCCATGTCTAGATGATGTAACCattttttcttccaaaaaaaGGTCATACATAGAACACACATACTTATCTTCATGGACCAATCTGTAATCAGCTCATcatttaagtagtagagaaatACTAACGTAAAATTAAATATGCTAGTGAAATGAATTTGCTTAAATCAAGTTTGTATCTTCCTTGGtgagttgtcaaaaaaaaaaacggtaaATCAAAGTTGACCCTCCATGTCCCTGGCCCCACCACGCAGCGTCTCACAAACCTGTACGTGCTGCACCATCCCTCGTGTGGATTTGTTGTGTCCGTTGTTGCTGAAACGGACGGCTCAGATCGAGTAGAAAcggacacaaaaaaaaaagaattcctaGTCAGTGATTGCAATGCCGGTTCGAAATTTTAGACCCCACCGGCAAGCCATTATCTCGTCCGAAATTTTCgaattttctcaattttttgtgAATACGGTCAAAATTTATCCAAATTCAGTcgaaatttgttaaaaaatttatataatttcgGCCCAAAAGTACCGAAAATTTCCAAATTGCGGTATAGCACTGAAATTTTGACCGAAAGCGAAATTGTAAACCCTGTTCCTAGTACATTTAAAACCTCCCGCTTCAGCGTCGCCTCTCGTTTTGGGAAAGCCTTGATGGCGGCGTGAGATAATCTCAAGTGCTCGTCCAGTTCCATCGATTATTCCTTTCCTTGGATTGGTGGAGAGATCGTCTCGATCCCCTCCCAAGATTTGGTCGAGCGATTTCGGGCAAGAGAtcgcgcggcggcgatggcggcgcgggaTAAGAGGATTAATGGTGGCCTCCAAGGCTTCGCGGTGTCGTCCTCGAGCAAGAAGGAGAAAGGGATCCGGATCTTGGATGCCCCTGCGCCGCCGGAGATCCCGACGCGGCGTGCCGGGTTCTCTTTCGGGGTAGGTGATggtgaggaggcggaggaggaggtggtgctggcgccgtcgtcggcgctggCGAGGGCGCGGGGGTGCGACGTGTACGTcgggtacggcggcggcggtggtggtggcgcggcggcggaggtggagcggTTCGTGGCGTGGCTGTGCGCCGAGATGGAGGCGCTCGGCGTGCGCTGCGTGGCGGCGGACCGGCGGCGGTGCCGCGACGCGCCGTcgcacgcggcggcgcgcgccgcgatggacgccgtggtggcggGCGTCGTGGTCGTCACCCCGGCGTCGCTCGGGAACCCCTACTGCGTCGACGAGATCCGTGCGTTCGTGGAGAAGGGGAGGCTCGTGCCGGTGTTCGTCGGGCTCGGGAAGGGCGACTGCCGCGCGGAGGACGTCGTGGAGAAGCGCGGCGATCTGTGGGGGAGGTTCGGCGGCCACCTGTGGAAGGtctacgacggcggcgagcgggactGGAGGGAGGCGGTTGGCGCGCTGTCCCGTGCTGATCCGGCCGTGGAGGTGGACGCCGCGAGCCAGAGGCACCGCCTGATCGATCTCCTCGAGATCGTCGGGTCGAGGCTTGGGCGGCGCGCGGTGACGGACGCCGTCCGGtcatggcgcgcggcggcggcggtgcacccGGAGCTTCCCTTCGCCCGCAACGAGCGCTTCGTCGGGAGGGAGAGCGAGCTGCTCGATCTCGAGGCCGTCCTGTTCGGGAAGAGGCCGATGCATCTGGTCGAGGTCGAGGTGTTCTGCGGCGAGCCGGCGTTCATGGACGGCGTCGTGTGCATCTCCGGCGCGTCGGGCGCCGGGAAGACGGAGCTTGTGCTGGAGTACGCGCACCGCCACGCCATGGAGTACAAGAAGGTGCTGTGGgtgcgcggcgaggcgaggtaCCTACGCATGGGCTACCTCAAGCTCGCCGACCAGCtcggcctcgccgtcggcgacgaccTGTCCCTCATCGCCGCCGGAGACCGGCGTAGCAGCGGCAGCAAGAAGGCCGAGAAGGAGTGGATCTTTCGTGGCTTGGAGAGCGACGCCATTGCCAAGATCCGAAAGGAGCTCACGCGCGAGATCCCCTACCTCCTCGTCATCGACAATCTCGAGAGCGAGACGGACTGGTGGGACAGCCGCGACGTGCAGGACCTCCtgcccggcgccgtcgccggcgccgccgtgcgcagCCATGTCATCATCACGACGACGCGGCTGCGCCGGCTGCAGAGGGTCAGGACGTTCTCGCTGGCGCCGAGCATGGAGTCGCCGGAGGCCATGCTGCTGATGACGAGGAACGGGGCTCTCGCGTTCCACGGCGAGGAGGACACCATTGCCCTCAGGGCGATCCAGCAGAAGGTAGGTAGCATCCCTCTCGCCCTCGCGCTCGTCGGCGCGGTCCTCTCCGAGCTCGCCGTCAGCCCGGCGGAGCTCCGGCAAGCCATGAACGACGCGCCGTACCGCGCGCCGACGTGGGAGGAGAACGACGCGCCGGCGCTGCGGGACAACCCGGGCATGGTGCAGCTGCTCGACGTGTGCTTCGCGCTCCTGGACGAGGAGAAGGACGGcctcggcgaggcggcggtgaggaTGGTCGAGAccagcagcttcttcgctccGTCGCCGATCCCGGTGGCCTTgctggcggcggccatgggcgGCGAGCCCAAGAGGCCGCTGTGGAAGCAGATGAAGCTCGCGCTGCGCCTCTCCTGCTCATCATCCCGGCGAGCGCTGGACAAAgactcctcctcccgccgccgcgccgccgccgccgccgccgagccggagGCGCTGGTGGCGCTGCTGCGGCTCGGGATCGCGCGGCGGTGCACGACGCAGCCGGCGCCGTGCGTCTCCGTGCACCGGGTGTTCAGGCTCTTCGGCCGAAAGGCCGtcggctccggcgaggcggcggcgcgttccACCGTCCGCGCCATCACCGCCGCGGAGGTGCACGACGAACACGCGTGGGCGGCGTGCATGTCGGTGTTCAAGATCGCGCCGGCCATCGCCGCCAACCTGCCGACGAAGGAGCTGCCCCAGTTCGTCACGCACGTCGccgtgccgctcgccgcgcgagGCGTGGTTGCGCACTCGGCGTACGCCGCCGTCACCGACCTGCTCGTGGAGTCCAGCAACGTCGTCCGCGGCGAGGAGAGCAGGTACGTCGCGAGCGGCGGCCTCGATGAGAACCCAGCTCTGTACCATGAGCTTGCACATTCTAGGGCACAGCTGCTGAAGCTCCGCGCCAAGCTGATGCTCCGAGGAGGCGAGTTCACGCTCGCCGAGGACCACAGCTTGGCGGTGATCCACATCCTggaggtggtcgccggcgacgatgacccggagacggaggaggcgagggcggcCTTGGACCGCGTTCTGCAGGTTCAGCCAGAGTGATTTTTTGCGGGTTTAGGGTCTAGGACTTTAGGCGCGGAATCTTGCATGGCTCTCATAGAAACTCGTACAAAACTAGACTATAACCCACACATTGTTGCGGGTTTGATTGTGCTGTTATTTTCATGTATCTTGTCTTTAATAAAATGTATCTTTTGATACTTTGgtatttattttggaactagCACTTACGTTATTACTTATTACTTATTTTGGATTCTACGGATTAAATATTTATCGGTCTTACCGCACCACCTATTTTTAAGTACATGGTAGACACGCCCGTTAGTTTTGACCATTGACTTGCTACAAAAGCCATAAATAAATTATTTCCCATTTTACCATGTCCCTCCCTCCCCATTTTCTGGCCTCCTCTCACTGCTCCTGCTTGAGCTCTGAGCCCCAACCGCTCATGCTCGTGCTCAAGGAGCGTTGGAGTAGCCAAGAGATGGAGTGTGAGACATCTTATGAAGTGGGAAAATAGTTTTCTGTGCTCATATAATGTGGTATGTCAACGGGTAAAGCTAATGTGCCATTGCTACCGTGGAGTAAAACTATGTGGAATGGACAAAAGTGGGTCAAACGAGTGATACGAAAAATTcaaggtgaaaaaaaattagggctTTAGGCACGGGATTTTGCATGGCTCTCGTAGAAACTCATACAAAACTAAACTACATCCCGCACGTTACGGGTTTGATTGTGCTGTTATTTTCATGTTTCTTGTCGTTAATAAAATGCATCTTTTGGTACTTTGgtatttattttggaactagCACTTACATTATTACTTATTACTTATTTTGGATTCTACGGATTAAATATTTGTCGATCTTACCACACCACctattttttaagtacatgGTAGACATGCCCGTTAGTTTTGACCGTTGACTTGCTACAAAAGCCACAAATAAATCATTTCCCATTTTACCATGTCCCTCCCTCCCCATTTCTTGGCCTCCTCTCGCTGCTCCTGCTTGTGCTCTGAGCCCCAACTGCTCATGCTCGTGCTCAAGGAGGAGCACTGGAGTAGCCAAGAGATGGAGTGCGAGACATCTTATGAAGTGGGAAAATAGTTTCTTGTGCTCACATAATGTGGTATGTCAACGGGTAAAGCTAAAGTGCCATTGCTACCATGGAGTAAAGCTATGTGGAATGGGCAAAAGTGGGTTAAACGAGTGATACGAAAAACTCAGGGTTATaaagaatttaaaatttaagGCTTTAGGCGCAGGATTTTGCATGGCTCTCGTAGAAACTCCTTTAAAAGTAGAGTACATCCCGCACGCACGCTGTTGCGGGTTTGATTATCCTGTTCTTGTCATGTAATCTTAtcgtttaaaaaatttatagtaTCTTTTAGTACTTTGgtatttattttggaactaatAGTTACATTATTGCTTATTTTCTATTCTAGAGATTAAATATTTGTTGGTCTTACCAGACCACCTATTTTAGGTACACGGTGACAATGCTTGTTAGTTTTAACCGTCGAGttgctaaaaaaacaaataatttttTCCCATTTTACCATATCGCTCCCAACCCATTTCATGGCTCCTCTTGTTGCTCCTCCTTGTGCTCTGAGCCCCTTCTGCTCGTGCTCAATAAGGACCGCTCAAGTAGCTAAGAGATGGAGTACGAGGCATCTTGTGGActaggaaaatattttttttgtcacgtCATGTGATACGTCAACGGGTAAAGCTAAATGTGCCATTGCCACCGTGGAGTAAAGCTACGTCGAATGGGTGAAAGTAGGTTAAACTAGTGATATGAAAAACTCGGGGTGGAAAATAATAGGATTTAGGGCTTTAGGCGCGGGATTACGCATGGCTTTCATAGAAACTCCTATTGCGCACACACGTTGGTGCAGTTTTGATTGTGTTGATATTGTCCTGTAATCTTATCATTTAAAGAATTGTATATTTTTGTACTTTGgtatttattttggaactaatGTAACATTTTTACTTATTTTAGGTTCTAGAGATTAAATATTAGTTGGTCTTACCATACCACCTAGTCTTAGTACACGGTGGCAATGTGTGTTAGTTTTGACCGTTGACTTGCTGCAGAAAACACAAATGAATTCTTCCCCATTTTATCATATTCCTCCCTCCCCATTTCTTGGCACCTCTCGCTGCTCCTGCTTGTGCTATGAGCCCCTTCTGCTCCTACTCATGCTCAAGAAGGAGCGCTAGAGTAGCCAAGAGATGGAGTGTGAGGCATCTTATGGACTAGGAAAATATTTATTTGTGCTCACGTTATGTGGTACGTTCACGGGTAAAGCTAAATGTACCATCGCCACTGTGGAGTAAACCTATGTGGAATGAGCAGAAGTGGGTTAAATGAGTGATATAAAAAACACAGggtaaaaaataatcaaatttaGGGCTTTGGGCATGGGATTTTGCACCGCTCTCGTAGAAACTCCTATAAAACTAGAGTGCATCGCGCACGCACGTTGGTGCGGTTTTGATTGTGTTGCTATTGTCATGTAATATAATCGTTTAAAAAATGTATCTTTTAGTGCtttgatatttattttaaaatttatgttaCATTATTACTTATTTTGGGTTCTAGATATTAAATATTTGTTGGTCTTACCATACCACCTATTTTTAGTACACAGTGGCAATGCATGTTAGTTTTGACCGTTATTTGCTACAGACAACACAAATTAATTCTTCCCCCATTTTACCATATCCCTCCCTCCTCATTTATTGGCTCCTCTCGCTGCTCCTGCTTGCACTCTGAGCCCCGTTTTCTCATGCTCATGCTCAAGAAGGAGCGCTCGAGTAGCCAAGAGATGGAATGCGAGGCATCTTATAGActaggaaaatatttttttgtgctCATGTCATGTGGTACGCCAATGCATAAAACTAATGTGCCATTGCTACCGTGGAGTAAAGCTATGTGGAATATACAGAAGCAGGTTAAATGAGTGATATGGAAAACTCAGGGTGAAAAATAATTAGATTTAGGGCTTTGGGCGTGAGATTTTGCACGGCTCTCGTAGAAACTCCTATAAAACTAGAAAACATCGCGCACGCACGTTGGTGTGGGTTTGATTGTCCTGTCATTGTCATTTAATATTATCGTTTAAAAATATGTACCTTTTTTACTTTGgtatttattttggaactaatGTAACATTATTACTTATTTTGGGTTCTAGAGAATAAATATTGGTCGGTCTTACCGTACCACCTATATTTAGTGCAAAGTTGTCAATGCGTGTTAGTTTAGAAAACACAAATGAATTCTTCCCCATTTTACCATATTCCTCCCTCCCCATTTCTTGGCACCTCTCGCTGCTCCTGCTTGTGCTATGAGCCCCTTCTGCTCCTACTTATGCTCAAGAAGGGGCGATCGAGTTGCCAAGAGATGGAGTGTGAGGAATCTTATGGCCTGGGAAAATATATTCTTGTGCTCACATCATGTGGTAAGTCGACGGGCAAAGCTAAATGTGCCATCGCCACCGTGGAATTTTTGTCCAATTTATCTGATCTGGAATTTTTGTTCATGGTGTATAAATTAAAGGACTTGGTACGTAAGTTTGCAAGATTCAATGGTGAAGTACCTGATTcccaaaaaaacaaaccaaaGTTGTGACACAGATGAACATGGTATGGTGGTTTTAAATGTCAATCATTTTGTTCTATACTCAAACAGTGACAGTAGACACTGAAGCAAAAGGCGTTTACCTTCATGTTCCTAGAGAGATTGGTGTTCTGGGTTAACAGAAATATCTTCAGCACAACATTGTCTACAGGACGGAAATAACAGGTAGAGATTATCACTTCTGTGTCTTTAAGAAGATTGCAAgaactgaaaaaaaatgcagatgAAATAAGTCCTATAGCATCGATACAATCACAGTGGTTATAGAGAAGAACTATAGAAGTGGTATTtgaagtggcaaatagttaaatttccctgATAAATTACTCGCTTCATTAGTGCAGTGTGTTTCTGTGCATGGTATTAGGGAGGAACGAAAATAAAGAAATTGGGGGTGCACTGATCCAAGTCCTGTCATAAACAATATGTGATAAAAGAAAAATTGCATCAGACAAGCTGCCTTTGTTAGATCGAGTTCCAACATATATCTGCATCTTACAGGTAATTGCAAACAGTCGTTATGATCTAATTCGGGACTAGTGCAAATATCTTAAATTACCAGTAAAGCGGTGAACCACACTGTAAATCTCGTATCGATCAGGCCGAGGATATATAGCATTTCCATTACCTTAAAAGAACGTATCATATCTCGAAAAAACTACAACgaaatctatatctatatctatatatacctaataaaaaaatacgtaAGGTTTTCGAAAGTTTTTTTTCGTCCGTCATCCACTTGCGTACGCAAAATCGATTTTAATCTGCTTAGATGTATCAAACACTTTTCAATCTACTCC harbors:
- the LOC107279298 gene encoding uncharacterized protein, which produces MAARDKRINGGLQGFAVSSSSKKEKGIRILDAPAPPEIPTRRAGFSFGVGDGEEAEEEVVLAPSSALARARGCDVYVGYGGGGGGGAAAEVERFVAWLCAEMEALGVRCVAADRRRCRDAPSHAAARAAMDAVVAGVVVVTPASLGNPYCVDEIRAFVEKGRLVPVFVGLGKGDCRAEDVVEKRGDLWGRFGGHLWKVYDGGERDWREAVGALSRADPAVEVDAASQRHRLIDLLEIVGSRLGRRAVTDAVRSWRAAAAVHPELPFARNERFVGRESELLDLEAVLFGKRPMHLVEVEVFCGEPAFMDGVVCISGASGAGKTELVLEYAHRHAMEYKKVLWVRGEARYLRMGYLKLADQLGLAVGDDLSLIAAGDRRSSGSKKAEKEWIFRGLESDAIAKIRKELTREIPYLLVIDNLESETDWWDSRDVQDLLPGAVAGAAVRSHVIITTTRLRRLQRVRTFSLAPSMESPEAMLLMTRNGALAFHGEEDTIALRAIQQKVGSIPLALALVGAVLSELAVSPAELRQAMNDAPYRAPTWEENDAPALRDNPGMVQLLDVCFALLDEEKDGLGEAAVRMVETSSFFAPSPIPVALLAAAMGGEPKRPLWKQMKLALRLSCSSSRRALDKDSSSRRRAAAAAAEPEALVALLRLGIARRCTTQPAPCVSVHRVFRLFGRKAVGSGEAAARSTVRAITAAEVHDEHAWAACMSVFKIAPAIAANLPTKELPQFVTHVAVPLAARGVVAHSAYAAVTDLLVESSNVVRGEESRYVASGGLDENPALYHELAHSRAQLLKLRAKLMLRGGEFTLAEDHSLAVIHILEVVAGDDDPETEEARAALDRVLQVQPE